A single genomic interval of Lathyrus oleraceus cultivar Zhongwan6 chromosome 7, CAAS_Psat_ZW6_1.0, whole genome shotgun sequence harbors:
- the LOC127105583 gene encoding glutathione S-transferase T1 isoform X2, protein MKLKVYADRMSQPSRAILIFCKVNGIEIEEIHIELSKPINPLKKVPAIVDGRFKLFESHAILIYIASAFPGVANHWYPADASRKAKIHSVLDWHHLNLRRGTAGYVLNTVLAPLLGLPLNAQAAAEAEKVLVSSLSTIENIWLKGDGPFLLGSFRPSIADLSLVCEIMQLQLLDEKDHDRIIGPYKKVQQWIESTKNATKPHFDEVHNVLYKLKARLSAQQSSKADGQIKAGIKAPIFSKM, encoded by the exons ATGAAGCTGAAAGTGTATGCAGACCGCATGTCCCAGCCATCTCGCGCGATTCTCATCTTTTGCAA AGTCAATGGAATAGAAATTGAGGAGATCCATATCGAACTTTCCAAAC CGATTAACCCTCTCAAGAAAGTTCCTGCTATTGTTGATGGAAGGTTCAAGCTATTCGAGAG TCACGCAATTCTTATCTATATTGCTTCTGCATTTCCTGGAGTTGCAAACCATTG GTACCCGGCGGATGCTTCAAGGAAAGCTAAAATCCACTCAGTGTTAGATTGGCATCACCTGAATTTACGCCGCGGAACAG CTGGATATGTTCTAAATACTGTATTAGCTCCATTATTGGGTCTACCACTAAACGCACAAGCAGCTGCTGAAGCCGAGAAAGTTTTGGTATCATCTCTGTCCACAATAGAGAATATTTGGCTTAAGGGTGACGGACCGTTCTTGCTTGGCAGCTTCCGACCTTCCATAGCAGATCTCAGCCTTGTCTGTGAAATTATGCAATTACAG CTTTTAGACGAGAAGGATCATGATCGTATTATTGGCCCGTACAAGAAAGTTCAACAGTGGATTGAGAGCACAAAAAATGCAACGAAGCCACATTTTGATGAAGTTCATAATGTCCTCTATAAGCTCAAAGCGAGGCTTTCAGCGCAGCAATCTAGTAAAGCAGATGGCCAAATTAAAGCTGGGATTAAAGCTCCCATATTTTCAAAGATGTGA
- the LOC127105583 gene encoding glutathione S-transferase T1 isoform X1, translating into MKLKVYADRMSQPSRAILIFCKVNGIEIEEIHIELSKREHLSPEFQAINPLKKVPAIVDGRFKLFESHAILIYIASAFPGVANHWYPADASRKAKIHSVLDWHHLNLRRGTAGYVLNTVLAPLLGLPLNAQAAAEAEKVLVSSLSTIENIWLKGDGPFLLGSFRPSIADLSLVCEIMQLQLLDEKDHDRIIGPYKKVQQWIESTKNATKPHFDEVHNVLYKLKARLSAQQSSKADGQIKAGIKAPIFSKM; encoded by the exons ATGAAGCTGAAAGTGTATGCAGACCGCATGTCCCAGCCATCTCGCGCGATTCTCATCTTTTGCAA AGTCAATGGAATAGAAATTGAGGAGATCCATATCGAACTTTCCAAACGTGAGCATCTATCTCCCGAATTTCAAG CGATTAACCCTCTCAAGAAAGTTCCTGCTATTGTTGATGGAAGGTTCAAGCTATTCGAGAG TCACGCAATTCTTATCTATATTGCTTCTGCATTTCCTGGAGTTGCAAACCATTG GTACCCGGCGGATGCTTCAAGGAAAGCTAAAATCCACTCAGTGTTAGATTGGCATCACCTGAATTTACGCCGCGGAACAG CTGGATATGTTCTAAATACTGTATTAGCTCCATTATTGGGTCTACCACTAAACGCACAAGCAGCTGCTGAAGCCGAGAAAGTTTTGGTATCATCTCTGTCCACAATAGAGAATATTTGGCTTAAGGGTGACGGACCGTTCTTGCTTGGCAGCTTCCGACCTTCCATAGCAGATCTCAGCCTTGTCTGTGAAATTATGCAATTACAG CTTTTAGACGAGAAGGATCATGATCGTATTATTGGCCCGTACAAGAAAGTTCAACAGTGGATTGAGAGCACAAAAAATGCAACGAAGCCACATTTTGATGAAGTTCATAATGTCCTCTATAAGCTCAAAGCGAGGCTTTCAGCGCAGCAATCTAGTAAAGCAGATGGCCAAATTAAAGCTGGGATTAAAGCTCCCATATTTTCAAAGATGTGA
- the LOC127105584 gene encoding ATP synthase subunit a, chloroplastic encodes MNVLLCYINTLNRFYDISAVEVGQHFYWQKGDFQVHAQVLITSWVVIAILLISTILVVRNPQTIPTSGQNFFEYVLEFIRDVSKTQIGEEYGPWVPFIGTLFLFIFVSNWSGALLPWKIIKLPHGELAAPTNDINTNVALALLTSVAYFYAGISKKGLTYFGKYIQPTPILLPINILEDFTKPLSLSFRLFGNILADELVVVVLVSLVPLVVPIPVMFLGLFTSGIQALIFATLAAAYIGESMEGHH; translated from the coding sequence ATGAATGTTCTATTATGTTACATCAACACATTAAACAGATTCTATGATATATCGGCTGTGGAAGTAGGTCAACATTTCTATTGGCAAAAAGGGGATTTTCAAGTGCATGCTCAAGTACTTATTACCTCTTGGGTTGTAATTGCTATCTTATTAATTTCAACCATTCTAGTTGTTAGAAATCCGCAAACTATTCCCACGTCTGGTCAGAATTTCTTTGAATATGTCCTTGAATTCATTCGAGACGTGAGCAAAACTCAGATTGGAGAAGAATATGGTCCATGGGTTCCGTTTATTGGAACTCTGTTTCTATTTATTTTTGTTTCGAATTGGTCAGGGGCCCTTTTGCCTTGGAAAATTATAAAGTTACCTCATGGAGAGTTAGCTGCACCCACAAATGATATAAATACTAATGTTGCATTAGCTTTACTTACGTCAGTAGCCTATTTCTATGCGGGTATTTCAAAAAAAGGATTGACCTATTTTGGTAAATACATCCAACCAACGCCAATCCTTTTACCGATTAACATCTTAGAAGATTTCACAAAACCCTTATCACTTAGTTTTCGACTTTTCGGAAATATATTAGCGGATGAATTAGTAGTTGTTGTTCTTGTTTCGTTAGTACCTTTAGTAGTTCCTATCCCTGTTATGTTCCTTGGATTATTTACAAGCGGTATTCAAGCTCTTATTTTCGCTACTTTAGCTGCGGCGTATATAGGTGAATCCATGGAAGGGCATCATTGA